In Anser cygnoides isolate HZ-2024a breed goose chromosome Z, Taihu_goose_T2T_genome, whole genome shotgun sequence, a genomic segment contains:
- the LOC136789009 gene encoding E3 ubiquitin-protein ligase Topors-like: MATEEAWTCPVCREGRKDVAYATPCNHRFCLGCIQRWAKLKASCPLCRTGMRTIKVSVRGDEDYLECIVSPPAVPVPVGFQAGSATAPHSPAAPAPSSVPAEERDAEPDPRAAVGGLLPEDWAVLFRERRDILNPVLPWLRRELSAIYGTRWWQARAAESFFLHSLCVMGLDRDAIIQHTQPALGPLTVPLIDGLVGTIVGLCGEDARRLLGLESSRPARAQEARPAAASGHAAPAQGAFSTSPAPSSSSADPDTDQIPGTSSMLQRGGPGEVPAADSPREQEEPREELGQEAAAGPPARACRRRPSTPHHSTRGSRRPRKRTRASSAQDSPQPCKRPLPRRF; encoded by the coding sequence ATGGCCACAGAGGAGGCGTGGACGTGTCCCGTCTGCCGGGAGGGGCGAAAGGATGTGGCCTACGCGACACCATGTAACCACcggttctgcctgggctgcatccagcgcTGGGCGAAACTGAAGGCCAGCTGCCCACTCTGCAGGACGGGCATGAGGACCATCAAGGTTTCCGTGCGGGGAGACGAAGACTACCTAGAATGCATCGTCTCCCCTCCCGCAGTGCCCGTACCTGttggcttccaggcaggcagcgccaccgccccccacagccctgcagcgccggctccgtcctctgtgccagccgaggagagggatgcggagcccgatccccgcgctgctgtgggcggcctcctgcccgaggactgggccgtgctgttcagggagcgcagggacatcctcaaccctgtgctgccctggctgcgccgCGAGCTCTCAGCCATCTACGGGACACGCTGGTGGCAggcgagagctgcagagagcttcttcctgcactccctgtgtgtgatggggctggacagggacgccatcattcagcacacacagcccgccTTGGGGCCCCTCACCGTGCCGCTCATCGACGGGCTCGTCGGCACCATCGTGGGCCTCTGCGGCGAGGACGCACGGAGGCTGCTGGGCCTCGAGAGCAGCCGCCCTGCCAGGGCGCAGGAGGCCagacctgcagctgcttctgggcaCGCTGCTCCAGCGCAGGGAGCCTTCAGTACCAGCCCTgcgccctccagcagctctgcagaccctGACACGGACCAGATCCCCGGCACATCCAGCATGCTCCAGCGTGGGGGTCCTGGCGAAGTcccagctgcagacagccccagggagcaggaagagccccgtgaagagctggggcaggaggcagcagcaggtcccccTGCCCGGGCCTGCAGGCGCAGACCCTCCACTCCTCACCACTCGactcgggggtcccggcgccccaggaagcgcacccgggcgagcagtgcccaagactctccccagccctgcaagaggccgCTCCCCCGGCGCTTCTAG